Sequence from the Mesotoga sp. Brook.08.105.5.1 genome:
TTGAGCTCGCAAGGGAATAATCCTGTGAAAGACGATTACCCCGAAACGGAAATCAGTGTTTCTTTTGTCTTGAATTGCCGAATTCTCACTTTCCGTTTTTTAAATACAAGCACTGAACTTGATACGCTCACTAAACCTAAACAATCATTGATTCTCCTTGGATTTCGGGGGAAGTTCGATTCATGCCATTGTTTTGATCTTGTATGTGCGCCGCATTCATTCACAGATCACTAGAACGTATTCTAGACTGGTAGAGATCCATGCTCAGGGTACTCTTTCGTTATAATACAGGTTCCTGCGACAGTTAATAGAAGGCATTCTTAATTGATCAGTATAGGATGAATGTAACTCGAGAACTCAAATAATGCCGAGCAGGAAAAGAGAGCTCCGCGTTCGGAAAGAGTAGGGGAATTTGTCATATAATGGTTGTTGAAGAGACGGCGCCTAGCTTTGGTCAAGTGAAGAGTATGTAGTTGGCAGCCAATATGAATTCCGGAGGTGCTAATGTGGCAGAAATCGAGTTGAACAAAGCTGTTCCCGATTTTTCTTTGCCCGATCAGACCGGAACTGAAGTGTCATTGTCGGATTTTTTGGGCAAGAGAGTCGTTCTATACTTCTACCCAAAAGACAATACTTCGGGTTGTACTCTTGAGGCGGAAAACTTCAGAGATCTAGCGGATCAATTTGCCAGTAACAATGCGGTTGTAATAGGAATCAGTAGGGACAGTCAAAAGTCTCATCAAGGCTTCGCACTCAAACTTGATCTAAACTTCTCCATTCTAAGCGATAAGAATGAAGAGATACACAAGCTGTTTGACGTGATTAAGCCGAAGAAGATGTACGGTAAGGAGTATCTGGGAACTGAGAGATCGACGTTCATTATTGACGAAGAAGGGGTTCTCATTAGGGAGTATAGAGGCGTTAAAGCAAAGGGTCACGCACAAGAAGTCCTGAATTTCATAAGCAAGTTGAAGTAGTCTGTAGCAAACCTTGCTATACATCTTTTCGAAACCCTCTTTTAAATAGAGAGATAGAGCCTTTTCATTTGCCGCATGCACCGAAAGGGCACTTTCAAGTTTGTGTTTCAGCGAAAGCCGTAATGCCTTTCGCATTAATAACCTACCGAATTCATGCCCCTGAAAGCGCGGCAGAGCTGCTATGGGAACGATTTCCAGATATCCACGTTGATTTCTTAGAAGAAGAGCCCGATAGGCTCATTCCCCTTAAGAAGAAGCTGGATACCGGAATCAGGTACCTTTCTGTTTGAAGTCAATTCTCTCAGTTTGTCCTCGGTGATGTCTAGGTGACCTGCAATTTCAGCGAAGGCCGAGTTGATAATACGACAGTATGCCTGTCCACGAAGGTCAATCGAGAAATCTGTGAATTGATTTCCTTGGGAATGTCGAGTGAAACGTGCTCAAGCCCTCCTTTTAGGACGAAGAAGTATCTTTCTATGGAGAAACCGATTTCCTCAAGGATTTTCTGAACCGGTCGCCCGGGTGAGACGAAGAGATATACTTCGTCAACTTCGGAAATCATACCGGAAATGAAATTCAGAAGCGACCTGTAAGCACCGACTTGCGAAGTTTCTGAATGAAAGATCATGAACCTTCCCTTTCCAGCCTTTCTATAAGGTTCTTCAAGGATCAGTGAAGCTGCTCCAATTACTCTCCCGGTACTTATATTCTGCAGCAAACATCCCATCTTCACTTAAGAGTACTACAGAGGGAAGTCTCTCATCTGCAACAAAGTCGTCGGAAGGAAGATATTAATCGTCGTGTTCTGGTCCCACACGACGACTGTATTCTATGAAACTCTTCAGGATTGTGTCGTCTACCTTCTTTATCACGCGACACCACCGTCATTCAAGCGTATAACGCATATTCTATCTCAGATCCGGCGTCGTAATGCATCATAATTAAATCTACTCAAGAGAGAGTTAATGCATCAAAATAGAATCTACTTAAAGTCGAGTGTTTCTGGCATAACAGGCAAAATAGAACACTCCTTTCTTACTTATTGAGGAAGAGCCATTTCCTACTTGCCAAAAACAGGTGAAGGGCCACATAATGATCTGTTTCCTTGCGCTTGTAATGGAGACTGCCTTATGCAGAAAGCTGAAAGAGATTGGAAGTGCTTTCTCTTACGCAGAAATACTCGAAGACTTGAAAGAGATAAGGGCAGTTGAGCTAACGGTAGAAGGCAAACGCTTTCTTGCAAGGAGAAATGATGGGCAATGCTTACGACGCTTTCAAAGCACTCAAAATAAGACCCCCGGATCTACTCAAAGAGATTGCATAATATACCACTGTGGTGGTACGTCTGTTTTACTTTTCATTTTTCCCCTTGTTTAGCTGTTTTTAGATTCGTTGCTGTCAAAGTTGAGTCTAAGTTCTCATTCCTGCAATTATCTGCTTCTTAAGTGGGGCAGCGATTTCTAAACTAACTCTTGAAAGGTCTGGCGATGGAGCACTTCAAAAGCAATGAGAGCACTAAGTTCAGGTTTTCTTGGACCACAGTATAATCTGCAAAGCGCAACAATTGCAGCAAACTTCGAAGCCTTTTTCTTGCGATTGTTGTCGTCTGGTGAACTTAGATGCTATCTGACGTCAATATCTCCGATCATTCAACGTATCGATATGCTTGTTATTATATGATGCCAGGCTCGAGCACTCGAAAATAGGTGAATACTATTTTTTCTCGACTGAAATCGTTAGATCACCGTTCTTACCAGGTTCGAGCCATATCGTCCTCAGATTTTCTGAGACAGTATATCCCTTTGGCAAGTCTGTTATTTCGATGGAGTGTTCCCCAAAGACAAGTCCTACCAGTTCGATCATTCCAAAGACCTGGAATTCGATTCCATCGACATTCAGACTAACCACTTCATACAAATAATCTCCTGTCTCGTCAATCAAAGATATGTTCAGTGAGCTCCTTTGAGCGAATCCAATCGCGACCAGAGTATCGCCCGTTTCGTTCACTTCTATTGTTTCAATAGGTGTAGTCCGAGAAAACAGTCTTTCAAAGCCCCTGTCCATAGTCAGACTTGCCCTGCTGACACCGGCAGGAACACCCTCAAGGACCGTTTGGGAACCTATTCTAAAGGGCTTTCCGCCTATGGTTAGAATACCTGAAGCATCCAGAAGGGGCTCGTCGCTCTCTCTCAGACCGTTCGCGTTCAGGTCTCTGAAGAGGACCACTTCGATTTTCCGCTGGAAGGCGACACCAAATTCGACATTCTTCCTCTCTCCCGGCTTCAGCTCTAGCTGTCTGTTCAAAGAACCGGTCGTGATACTGACACCCGAACCGAGCGAGGCCAGATCCAGCGAGATTCTTATAATTCCCGGCGAGACCGGGATGGTAAGTGTTCCGTCTTCTGTAAACACTACGTCCTCTCCTATGTTGATAGAGAAGCTCTTCAGGTATTCCTCTTCCTTATCGTATGTGCCCGAAGAATTCGAGTCGACAAAGATACGTATGTCCACGTACGCCGGTGACTCCATAAACGGCCAATAGAAGTCTCTGGATCCGTACTCTGTTACATGAAGCTCCGGAGAATCCTTAAGCAACGAAACAAGTGAATCGGGGTATTCGACGAGTTCGACTCTGTAAAGACCGACGGGCAACTCGACAGATATGACTCCATTTTCATCGCTCTCGTACTCTTCTCCATCTATTCTCACCTTGACACTTGTGGGCATCTCACCTGTATCGAATTTTGTATCGAGATCCTTGTCGAGAAAGAAGTAGAGGTTCAACTTTCCGGTGTTTCTGCTCTTGAAGAACCAGCTGTCGTCTAATTTGATTTTTACTCCAAAGTAGAAACCGTCCCTTCTCAAATTTCCAAGGAAGCTCTCCTTTAGCGAACCGAAGCCATAACCAGCGTAGACAACTGTATCCGGCCACAGGGTGAGACCGGCCTGGACTATGAATCTGTTATAGAAACCGCCTCTATTGTCGTTTACAAGATATCCGGCACCGGTGATATAGAAGAGAT
This genomic interval carries:
- a CDS encoding peroxiredoxin; the encoded protein is MNSGGANVAEIELNKAVPDFSLPDQTGTEVSLSDFLGKRVVLYFYPKDNTSGCTLEAENFRDLADQFASNNAVVIGISRDSQKSHQGFALKLDLNFSILSDKNEEIHKLFDVIKPKKMYGKEYLGTERSTFIIDEEGVLIREYRGVKAKGHAQEVLNFISKLK